The following coding sequences are from one Triticum aestivum cultivar Chinese Spring chromosome 5A, IWGSC CS RefSeq v2.1, whole genome shotgun sequence window:
- the LOC123106529 gene encoding protein PHOSPHATE-INDUCED 1 homolog, whose amino-acid sequence MTMSKPHAACSLLLALLIGLTRPSPCASSLYNPPPPDMAYHHGGVLDGTVPVSVLYYGAFSPHHKAVLTDFLLSLSPRSRPDAFGAPAAASSASVAQWWETVDRYVQRTGRERTRVMLTNQVSDEGCSLGKHLSRLQVEQLAARLGVAPGGVAVVLTAADVAVDGFCGSSCGLHGSLAPGGAVHVWVGNAAVQCPGRCAWPFHAADPAAAATAGPGRHRGGETPLHAPNGDAGVDGMVINLAALLAGAVTNPYGHGYFQGDAGAPVEVGGGCPGVYGRGAYPGYPGAVKLDTATGGGYNVVGRNGRRYLVPALLDPANYSCLIMA is encoded by the coding sequence ATGACGATGAGCAAGCCGCACGCCGCGTGCTCCCTCTTGCTAGCCCTGCTCATCGGCCTCACGCGCCCTTCGCCGTGCGCGTCCTCCCTGTACAaccccccgccgccggacatggcGTACCACCACGGCGGCGTGCTCGACGGCACCGTGCCGGTCTCCGTGCTCTACTACGGCGCCTTCTCGCCGCACCACAAGGCCGTCCTCACCGACTTCCTGCTCTCGCTCTCCCCGCGCTCGCGCCCCGACGCCTTCGGCGCTCCGGCGGccgcgtcgtcggcgtcggtggctCAGTGGTGGGAGACCGTCGACCGGTACGTGCAGAGGACCGGCAGGGAGCGGACGCGGGTGATGCTGACCAACCAGGTGTCCGACGAGGGGTGCTCGCTGGGGAAGCACCTGTCGCGGCTCCAGGTCGAGCAGCTGGCGGCGCGGCTCGGCGTCGCCCCCGGCGGCGTGGCCGTCGTGCTCACCGCCGCGGACGTAGCGGTCGACGGCTTCTGCGGGAGCTCCTGCGGGCTGCACGGCTCGCTGGCGCCCGGCGGCGCGGTGCACGTGTGGGTGGGCAACGCCGCCGTGCAGTGCCCGGGCCGGTGCGCGTGGCCGTTCCACGCCGCggaccctgccgcggcggcgacggcagggCCTGGGCGCCACAGGGGCGGGGAGACTCCGCTCCATGCGCCCAACGGCGACGCCGGGGTGGACGGCATGGTGATCAACCTCGCGGCACTGCTGGCCGGCGCGGTGACCAACCCGTACGGGCACGGATACTTCCAGGGCGACGCCGGCGCGCCGGTGGAGGTGGGCGGCGGGTGCCCGGGAGTGTACGGGCGCGGTGCGTACCCTGGCTACCCCGGCGCGGTGAAGCTTGACACGGCCACCGGCGGCGGATACAACGTGGTGGGCAGGAACGGCAGGAGGTACCTCGTGCCGGCCCTGCTCGATCCCGCCAACTACTCCTGCCTTATCATGGCCTGA